DNA from Brassica napus cultivar Da-Ae chromosome C4, Da-Ae, whole genome shotgun sequence:
TGATGATCAACAGACAAAGAGAGAGATCAAGTCCCTGCAGGAGAAGATGGACTTGCTTCTTTCTAACCAAGCTAAACAAGAGCAGGTCAACTTTGTGGGTGGTCCTATTCAAGAGATTCCTCCCAAGATTAATGAGGTTGATGGTTTGGAAGGACAAGAAGAGctgtgcttcatcaacaacaatggttcttggtacaggaaggaacctaactttcagtacaacaactaccagcaaAAGTCCTACTcaaacaaccagcaaggaggATACCAGCAGAGGCAAAACACTCAGCAAGGGAGCTATCAGCCTAGGCAAAACACccctcctggtttcaacaataacaacaatcaGTCTACTCAAGCTCAAGGAAGTTCTTCACAGGCTCCAGCTTCAGATACAAGTGTGGAtgcaatgttcaagaaacttTTGGATTTTCAGGCCAAGAATGAGAAGACAATGGGTTATGAGTTCACGAAAAttcactccaagattgatggaagttacaatgagctcaacaacaagatcCGCCATttggagaatcagtttgcttcaaTGAACTCTCAGCCAAGTCGCCAACAAGGGGCATTACCTGGAAAGCCAGAGCAAAATCCCAAGGAGACAATGAAAGccatcacccttaggagtggaaaACAGCTACCACCAAGAACTCTCATTAGGGATAATGAGAAGCAAGATGGGGAGGTGGTCATCAATGTGGATGATGATGTAGTTATTATGGATGAGAAGACCAATGaagagatcttggagaaaatAGTTGAAGCAAAAGGAAAGGGTAAAATTGGAGAAGAAAAGAAGGGGGAGAACAAGAATGAAGTTGCTACTTCATCAAAAGAAGCTCTATTCaatcctcctccctatgaaccaaAACTTCCTTTTCCCGGTAGATTCAAGAGACAGCTTTTGGAGCAATACAAGGCTTTATTTGAGaaacaaatgagtgaagttcagatTACTATGCCCATAATTGATGCCTTCATGCTAGTgcctcaatacagcaagttcctcAAGGATGCTgtaactaagaagaagaaggagatggaaggcatggTGGTTCTTACTCATGAGTGTAGTGCTATTATCCAAAGGCTAACCATCCCTAAGAAGCTTGAAGATCCAGGAAGCTTTACTTTACCTTGTGCCATTGGGCAATTTACTTTTGAGAGGTGTCTATGCGATTTGGGAGCAAGTGTGAGCCTTATGCCTCTCTCCATTGCAAAAAGGCTTGGCTTTACAcaatacaagaagtgtagactctctcttgTGCTAGCTGATCGCTCAGTGAAGATTCCCATTGGTATCCTAGAAGATCTCCCTGTCATGGTTGGAAATTGTGAGAtccctacagattttgtggtgttaGAGATGGATGAAGAACCAACAGATCTTTTAATATTGGGGAGACCTTTCTTGGCTACAGCAGGAGCAGTTGTGAATGTTAAGGAAGGGAAGATTGATCTTCACATTGGAAAGGAAAAcattcttcactttgacatcaaggaggtgaTGAAGAAGCCTATTACTCAAAGCCAAGCATTCTACATTGAGGAGATGGAGGTGTTAGCTGATGAACTTCTAGAGGAGTTGGCACTTGAAGACTCTCTACAACATGCCTTAACAATTGAGAGAGAGGTCCAAATGGTTGAGAACAAGGAAAGTGATGCTTATGTGAAGATGCTGGACTCTCACAGAGAGATTAGTGATGAAGAACAGAATGAGGAGCTTTCATATGAGGATCACCATGCTTCCCCAGCTTCTCAACAAGAGAATCTCCAAGAGGATGATTGGAGTGAACTCAAAgcaccaaaagtggagcttaaacctcttccccatggtgtaaggtatgctttCCTTGGCCCTAATGAGACTTACCCTGTCATAGTGAGTAGTGAGCTTAGTGAAGATGAATTGTCTAAACTtttgaatgaacttaaaaagtatagaaaggcaataggctactcactagatgatattaaagggctatcaccttctttatgcatgcataggatacatctagaggatgaatctatgacttctatagaacatcaaagaaggttgAACCCCAACTTGAAggatgttgttaagaaagagattctaaaACTCTTAGATGCAGGAGTCATCTATCCTATTTCGGATAGCAAATGGGTgtctcctgtgcatgttgttCCAAAGAAAGGAGGAATGACTGTGGTTAAAAATGATAAGGATGAactaataccaacaagaacaataacaggacataggatgtgcatagATTATCGAAAACTTAACAAagcatctagaaaggatcattttccattgccattcattgatcaaatgcttgagagacttgcaaatcatccatattattgttttcttgatgggtattcagggttcttccaaatccccatacatccaaatgatcaagagaaaacgacttTCACATGCCCCTATGGTACCTTTgcttatcgaaggatgccatttgggctatgtaatgctccagccactttccaaagatgcatgatgtctattttctctgatcttatagaggatgttgtggaggtgtttatggatgatttctctgtctacggatcttcgttttctgcttgtttgtcaaatcttAGCAGGGTCCTCAAGAGATGTGAAGagaccaaccttgtgctgaactgggagaagtgtcacttcatggttaaggaagggattgtgcttggacacaagatttcagagaggGGGATTGAGGTAGACAAGGCCAAGATTGAAGTGATGGTTGGGTTAGCTGCACCAAAGACGGTTAAAGACATTAGAAGCTTCCTCGGTCATGCTGGAttctatagaagattcatcCAAGACTTCTCGATGATAGCAAGGCCAATGACTAAGCTTCTATGCAAGGAGGCTGCATTCGTCTTTGATTGGGAATGTCTACAAGCcttcaagaagttgaaggagaaGCTGGTTAGCGCCCCaattgtgcagccaccagattgggatctcccctttgagatcatgtgtgatgctagtgactatgctgtgggagctgttcttggtcaaaagaaggacaagaagactcatgtgatctactatgcgagTAAAACTCTTGATGAAGCCCAAATGAAGTATGCCACAACTGAGAAGGAGTTGCTAGCCATTGTCTACGCCTTTGaaaagttcagaagctacttagTTGGGTCAAAGGTCATAgtctacactgatcatgctgcattgagacacctcatggccaagaaggatgctaAGCCAAGGCTGCTGAGGTGGATCTTgctgctacaagagtttgaCCTTGAGATTAGAgacaagccaggagttgagaatAGTGTAGCAGATCACTTGTCTAGACTGAAGATTGAGAGTGGGATCCCTATTGATGAAGGGCTTCCAGAAGAGCAGATCATGGCAATTGGAGCGGTGGTAGCAGTTTGTGAAACTGGAAAGAAACTTGAAGAAGTGAAGGCAACTGAAGAGAAAGggccttggtatgctgatttggtgaactacTTAGCTTGTGGGAGAGAGCCACTTAATCTTGAGggatatgccaagaagaagttctacaaagatGTGAAGCGATACTATTGGGATGAACCTTACCTCTACATCctttgtagagatcaactctatagaagaGCAGTAGCtgatgaagaagttgaaggGATCCTCACACactgtcatggatcatcctatggagggCACTTTGCTACTTTCAAGACTGTCTCAAAGGTGTTACAAGCTGGGTTTTGGTGGCCTCATATGTTCAAAGACACTCAAGACTTTGTCTCtaggtgtgattcatgccaaaggagaggaaacatcaccaaaagaaatgagatgcctcaaaacccaattctagaagtggaggtgtttgatgtgtggggtattgacttcatgggaccattcccatcatcttttggcaacaaatacatccttgtagctgttgactacgtctccaagtgggtagaaGCTGTGGCAAGTCCCACCAATGATTCTAGGGTGGTGATAAAGATGTTCAAAagcaccatctttccaaggtttggagttccaagagctgTCATCAGTGATGGGGgttctcacttcatcaacaagctgtttgaaagtcttctcaagaagaatggtgtgaagcataAGGTTGCAACACCATaccatcctcagacaagtggaCAAGTTGAGATCTCCAACAGAGAAATCAAGTCTATTTTGGAGAAAACAGTGGGGACTACAAGGAAAGATTGGTCCATCAAGCTAGATGATGCACTATGGGCTTATAGGACTGCTTACAAGACTCCTTTAggaaccacacctttcaaccttgtGTATGGGAAGGCTTGTCATCTACCGGTTGAACTTGAGTACAAAGCATTGTGGGCTGttaagttgctgaactttgacatcaagagtgcaaAGGAGAAGAGACTTCTCCAACTCAATGAACTGGAGGAGATCCGActtgatgcttttgagaactcaaggatttacaaggagaaaaccaaagcttttcatgacaagaagatcttgaagagaGAATTCAGTGCTGGAGATCAAgtgcttctctacaactctagacTGAAGTTGTTCCCCGGGAAGCTCAAGTCAAGAtggtccggtcctttcaagatcaaggaagttaGGCCATATGGGGCAATTGTGTTATGGAACAAGGATGGTGGAGACTTTACAGTCAATGGACAgagggttaagctctacatgggagCCACAACAGAGGATGAGAGAA
Protein-coding regions in this window:
- the LOC125585165 gene encoding uncharacterized protein LOC125585165, coding for MENLPQDGEAQGGNGPRADHFRPQRQPQHPQCQTRAIGAYDQPHIHGHRLGIRAPAVENNNFEIKSGLLNTIENNKYHGLAAEDPFDHLYKFDQYCGLSKTNGVSEDAFKLKLFPFSLGDKAHQWEKTLPSDTVTTWEDCKRAFLEKFFSTSRTAKIRNEISGFQQKGLESFSEAWERFKGYWSQCPHHGFSKESLLSTFYRGALPQCRNRLDTASNGFFLGRTEEEAEELVENMAKSDSVYSEEHDRVNRNDDQQTKREIKSLQEKMDLLLSNQAKQEQVNFVGGPIQEIPPKINEVDGLEGQEELCFINNNGSWYRKEPNFQYNNYQQKSYSNNQQGGYQQRQNTQQGSYQPRQNTPPGFNNNNNQSTQAQGSSSQAPASDTSVDAMFKKLLDFQAKNEKTMGYEFTKIHSKIDGSYNELNNKIRHLENQFASMNSQPSRQQGALPGKPEQNPKETMKAITLRSGKQLPPRTLIRDNEKQDGEVVINVDDDVVIMDEKTNEEILEKIVEAKGKGKIGEEKKGENKNEVATSSKEALFNPPPYEPKLPFPGRFKRQLLEQYKALFEKQMSEVQITMPIIDAFMLVPQYSKFLKDAVTKKKKEMEGMVVLTHECSAIIQRLTIPKKLEDPGSFTLPCAIGQFTFERCLCDLGASVSLMPLSIAKRLGFTQYKKCRLSLVLADRSVKIPIGILEDLPVMVGNCEIPTDFVVLEMDEEPTDLLILGRPFLATAGAVVNVKEGKIDLHIGKENILHFDIKEVMKKPITQSQAFYIEEMEVLADELLEELALEDSLQHALTIEREVQMVENKESDAYVKMLDSHREISDEEQNEELSYEDHHASPASQQENLQEDDWSELKAPKVELKPLPHGVRYAFLGPNETYPVIVSSELSEDELSKLLNELKKYRKAIGYSLDDIKGLSPSLCMHRIHLEDESMTSIEHQRRLNPNLKDVVKKEILKLLDAGVIYPISDSKWVSPVHVVPKKGGMTVVKNDKDELIPTRTITGHRMCIDYRKLNKASRKDHFPLPFIDQMLERLANHPYYCFLDGYSGFFQIPIHPNDQEKTTFTCPYGTFAYRRMPFGLCNAPATFQRCMMSIFSDLIEDVVEVFMDDFSVYGSSFSACLSNLSRVLKRCEETNLVLNWEKCHFMVKEGIVLGHKISERGIEVDKAKIEVMVGLAAPKTVKDIRSFLGHAGFYRRFIQDFSMIARPMTKLLCKEAAFVFDWECLQAFKKLKEKLVSAPIVQPPDWDLPFEIMCDASDYAVGAVLGQKKDKKTHVIYYASKTLDEAQMKYATTEKELLAIVYAFEKFRSYLVGSKVIVYTDHAALRHLMAKKDAKPRLLRWILLLQEFDLEIRDKPGVENSVADHLSRLKIESGIPIDEGLPEEQIMAIGAVVAVCETGKKLEEVKATEEKGPWYADLVNYLACGREPLNLEGYAKKKFYKDVKRYYWDEPYLYILCRDQLYRRAVADEEVEGILTHCHGSSYGGHFATFKTVSKVLQAGFWWPHMFKDTQDFVSRCDSCQRRGNITKRNEMPQNPILEVEVFDVWGIDFMGPFPSSFGNKYILVAVDYVSKWVEAVASPTNDSRVVIKMFKSTIFPRFGVPRAVISDGGSHFINKLFESLLKKNGVKHKVATPYHPQTSGQVEISNREIKSILEKTVGTTRKDWSIKLDDALWAYRTAYKTPLGTTPFNLVYGKACHLPVELEYKALWAVKLLNFDIKSAKEKRLLQLNELEEIRLDAFENSRIYKEKTKAFHDKKILKREFSAGDQVLLYNSRLKLFPGKLKSRWSGPFKIKEVRPYGAIVLWNKDGGDFTVNGQRVKLYMGATTEDERTSVPLSDPILA